The following coding sequences are from one Enterococcus sp. 4G2_DIV0659 window:
- a CDS encoding WxL domain-containing protein produces MKTSKLTAGMILLAVGSTFAVSAHAEDAPSKQATTQAQAAVKGGDLYLTGFTNNVNFDFDLNDAVTTNDLGNTVINSTIKSKPMENESGIIQGQVVDLLGSNEKWTLNVKLSAFVNKENKEQTLASPVIEGTKIFGQEAPRAADLIAIDQVGTNIVSDGETTGLGVNTIGLSNAMMTFGYTDNKKVVAGDYTGEINWNLVDAETGQE; encoded by the coding sequence ATGAAAACAAGTAAATTAACAGCAGGAATGATTTTATTAGCAGTAGGAAGCACTTTTGCAGTATCAGCACACGCAGAAGACGCACCGTCAAAACAAGCAACAACACAAGCACAAGCGGCAGTTAAAGGTGGCGATCTGTATCTAACAGGTTTCACAAACAATGTGAATTTTGATTTTGACTTAAATGATGCAGTAACAACAAATGATCTTGGAAACACAGTCATCAATTCAACGATCAAATCAAAACCAATGGAAAATGAATCTGGAATCATTCAAGGTCAAGTTGTCGATTTATTAGGTTCTAACGAAAAATGGACCTTAAATGTAAAATTATCAGCATTTGTGAACAAAGAAAATAAAGAACAAACATTAGCATCACCAGTAATCGAAGGAACAAAAATTTTCGGTCAAGAAGCACCTAGAGCAGCAGATTTAATCGCTATCGATCAAGTTGGAACAAACATTGTTTCAGATGGTGAAACAACAGGATTAGGCGTAAATACAATCGGACTTTCTAATGCGATGATGACATTTGGTTATACAGATAACAAGAAAGTCGTTGCAGGAGACTATACAGGTGAAATCAACTGGAACTTAGTTGATGCTGAAACAGGTCAAGAATAA
- a CDS encoding DUF916 and DUF3324 domain-containing protein, translated as MKKILGLLSILFVFGLFNGHTALAEEMSYSVQAILPENQKTDVSYFHLTMKPSQEQELKLKLVNYADRPSTIAVTPRNAFTNDNGMIDYSLDDPIMDRTMKYPFTELVSKKQVVTLKPKEEKEISFQLKMASESFDGDVLGGFFVQEVDENETTDASNEAKKEQKSASGVQLSNRFSYTIGVKLSETDRIVKPEIKLAEAKAGLANGRTAFLATIRNVQRATLKNATVEGNIYQKGKLVYTTKKEKLAMAPYSVFNYNVSLDNEEIKAGDYTMKLTVSSGEDKWSFTKEFNVDKKEAENINEKAVDVVKQPTNYWPWIVGAMSLVLVGLVGYILYQKKRHV; from the coding sequence ATGAAAAAAATACTAGGACTTTTAAGTATTCTGTTTGTTTTTGGACTATTTAATGGACACACTGCTTTGGCTGAGGAAATGTCGTATTCTGTTCAAGCAATTTTGCCGGAAAATCAAAAGACTGATGTGAGTTATTTTCATTTAACAATGAAGCCATCACAAGAACAAGAGCTGAAGTTAAAGCTTGTGAATTACGCAGATCGACCATCTACAATCGCAGTGACGCCAAGAAATGCATTTACCAATGACAATGGCATGATCGACTATAGCCTAGATGATCCGATAATGGATAGAACAATGAAGTATCCATTTACTGAGTTGGTTTCAAAAAAACAAGTCGTTACATTGAAACCAAAAGAAGAAAAAGAAATCAGCTTTCAGTTGAAAATGGCAAGCGAATCTTTTGATGGCGACGTTTTAGGTGGATTTTTTGTGCAAGAAGTAGACGAAAATGAGACAACGGATGCTTCAAATGAAGCAAAAAAAGAACAAAAAAGTGCGTCTGGCGTGCAGTTATCCAATCGTTTTTCTTACACAATCGGTGTGAAATTAAGTGAAACAGACCGTATCGTTAAACCAGAAATTAAACTGGCTGAAGCTAAAGCGGGATTAGCCAATGGTCGAACAGCTTTTCTAGCTACAATCCGAAATGTCCAAAGAGCTACTTTAAAAAATGCAACAGTTGAAGGAAACATTTATCAAAAAGGCAAACTCGTTTATACAACAAAGAAAGAAAAATTAGCAATGGCTCCTTATTCTGTGTTCAATTACAATGTGTCATTGGATAATGAAGAAATTAAAGCGGGCGACTATACGATGAAATTAACTGTTTCTAGCGGTGAAGATAAATGGTCATTTACTAAAGAATTTAATGTAGATAAAAAAGAAGCTGAAAACATCAATGAGAAAGCTGTTGATGTGGTGAAACAACCAACCAATTATTGGCCTTGGATCGTAGGGGCAATGAGTCTTGTTTTAGTTGGTTTAGTCGGATATATTCTTTACCAGAAAAAACGTCACGTTTAA
- a CDS encoding helix-turn-helix domain-containing protein: MLMTQLIKKNEQIKLNLFTKIVNSSMIEADLLQTQLSLSKNRLYHFILQLNRDLAVYQIPVVIGYKDNKYLVEDTTNEYHPSLLIYELIQHYLNSSAMFQLTYLFLHEEELPITDIAQTLLFSQSHTYYVIRQANPFLQQFNLELTVANKSVVLKGRAADIFIFRFLVFCFLFFYQSPYPEIETERKKSIANEKTAPYAKQMTYSELHSLNSFFYVLEHTPTDLDRLLAEIQSSAVFPLTTIFEDKEKDLNHPFLLFFLRIFIPRIYTFDEMIHFGEQLENMPDFHLASLAKEMLDAVFEEFSLESLPRFYKNYYASFYILTLHLSYIEFFGHDFKNIFYSQALTTESVQSHAALYDQLINFYDHFQPTTPWTKKEENKQVLIDTLYLIVLGEHQQKVMIYIDFGGNIVAELALKRKLMKILNPETFVFTTDDTIADVIIANYVAPIERKNTTFLLVENFNEQGTWKAIYTHLLQLVKE; the protein is encoded by the coding sequence ATGTTAATGACGCAACTAATCAAAAAAAATGAGCAAATAAAATTAAATTTATTTACTAAAATTGTAAATAGCTCGATGATTGAAGCAGATCTGCTTCAAACGCAGTTGTCTTTATCAAAAAATCGTCTCTACCATTTCATCTTACAATTAAATAGAGATTTAGCTGTCTATCAAATACCTGTAGTCATTGGATATAAAGATAATAAATACCTAGTCGAAGATACAACCAATGAGTATCATCCATCTTTATTAATTTATGAATTGATTCAACATTATTTAAATTCTTCTGCCATGTTCCAACTTACTTATCTTTTTTTACATGAGGAAGAATTACCAATCACTGATATTGCACAAACCTTATTGTTTTCTCAATCGCATACTTACTACGTCATTCGGCAAGCTAATCCTTTTTTGCAACAATTCAATCTAGAATTAACTGTGGCCAATAAGAGCGTTGTACTTAAAGGTCGAGCGGCGGACATCTTTATTTTTCGTTTTTTAGTTTTTTGTTTTTTATTCTTTTACCAATCACCTTATCCAGAAATAGAAACAGAACGCAAAAAAAGTATTGCAAATGAAAAAACAGCTCCCTACGCCAAACAAATGACCTATTCAGAACTGCATAGTTTGAATTCTTTTTTCTATGTTCTTGAACATACACCAACAGATCTAGATCGTTTATTAGCTGAAATTCAGTCATCTGCTGTGTTTCCTTTGACAACTATTTTTGAAGATAAAGAAAAAGATCTTAATCACCCTTTTCTATTATTCTTCCTCAGAATCTTTATTCCTAGAATCTACACTTTTGATGAAATGATTCACTTTGGGGAACAATTGGAAAATATGCCCGATTTTCACTTGGCAAGTTTGGCGAAAGAAATGCTGGATGCGGTTTTTGAAGAATTCTCATTGGAATCTTTGCCACGATTTTATAAAAATTATTATGCAAGTTTTTATATTTTGACACTTCATCTAAGTTATATTGAGTTTTTCGGTCATGACTTTAAGAATATTTTTTATTCTCAAGCGTTGACTACTGAAAGCGTCCAAAGTCATGCTGCTCTGTATGACCAGCTAATCAATTTTTACGACCACTTTCAGCCAACAACACCTTGGACTAAAAAAGAAGAAAATAAACAAGTCTTGATTGATACCCTATACTTGATCGTCTTAGGTGAACATCAACAAAAAGTGATGATCTATATTGACTTCGGCGGAAATATCGTTGCCGAATTAGCATTAAAAAGAAAACTGATGAAAATTCTAAATCCTGAAACCTTTGTTTTTACAACAGATGATACAATCGCCGACGTGATCATCGCCAATTATGTAGCACCCATCGAAAGGAAAAACACG
- a CDS encoding ABC transporter permease, which yields MKGVEWMKRKSKSSRFFSNVWRYKALIIMAIPAMIWMIFFFYIPVLTNVVAFKDFHISPDGFIASLKASPWVGFDNFKFLFSSNDAFLITKNTVLYNVTFITLNLVISVFFAIVMSELRNKRLVKVYQTMSLLPYFLSWVIIGYFVYAFLSPDKGIFNQWITGHGGTPVNWYSEVKYWPFILVFIGTWKGIGYNSIIYFASVMGIDPTYYEAAMVDGASKWQQIKNVTIPQLLPLMTIMTILAVGNIFRADFGLFFNVPRNSGALYQVTSVLDTYIYNGLTSTGDIGMTAAAGLYQSTVGFVLLMITNGIVRRFDNESALF from the coding sequence ATGAAAGGAGTTGAGTGGATGAAAAGAAAGTCGAAGAGTTCGCGTTTCTTTTCTAATGTTTGGCGGTATAAAGCGCTGATTATTATGGCGATTCCGGCGATGATCTGGATGATCTTTTTTTTCTATATTCCAGTGTTGACTAATGTTGTGGCGTTTAAGGATTTTCACATTTCGCCAGATGGGTTCATCGCTAGTTTAAAAGCCAGTCCGTGGGTCGGGTTTGATAATTTTAAGTTTTTATTTTCTTCCAATGATGCTTTTTTAATTACGAAAAATACAGTGTTGTACAACGTGACGTTTATTACATTGAACCTTGTCATTTCTGTATTTTTTGCAATTGTTATGAGTGAGTTACGGAATAAGCGGTTGGTAAAAGTGTATCAAACGATGTCTTTATTGCCTTATTTCTTATCTTGGGTTATTATTGGCTACTTTGTGTATGCCTTTTTAAGCCCAGACAAAGGTATTTTCAATCAATGGATCACAGGTCATGGAGGCACACCAGTCAATTGGTATAGTGAAGTGAAATATTGGCCGTTTATTTTAGTGTTCATTGGCACGTGGAAAGGGATCGGCTACAACAGCATCATCTATTTTGCTTCGGTGATGGGGATTGATCCGACTTATTATGAGGCTGCGATGGTTGATGGTGCGAGTAAATGGCAGCAGATCAAAAATGTAACGATTCCTCAATTATTGCCGTTGATGACGATTATGACGATTTTAGCTGTAGGAAATATTTTTAGAGCCGATTTTGGTTTGTTCTTTAATGTTCCTAGAAACTCTGGTGCGCTCTATCAAGTTACTTCTGTGTTGGATACTTATATTTATAATGGGTTGACATCTACAGGTGATATTGGGATGACTGCGGCAGCGGGGCTGTATCAATCCACCGTCGGCTTTGTCTTATTAATGATTACCAATGGCATTGTTCGTCGATTTGATAATGAATCAGCGTTATTCTAA
- a CDS encoding carbohydrate ABC transporter permease, whose product MRKKPVSKVEIRSFNKPVNLFFNLLIAIFALSCVLPFLFVVSISLTNETAIAAHGYSFWPKEFSGFGYTYLFDQMHEKIFQALLVTVLVTVVGTLINSTATSLYAYVISRSNFPFRRFFTVFCLITMLFSPGMVANYIVMTNLLQLKDTIWALILPMAVSPFNIIVMRTFFKRSVSDSIIESARIDGASELRIFVQIVLPLAVPGIATISLFAALGYWNDWFNALLYIQKDSLVPLQYLLMKIQNNIQYLTQNAGASSQLSGGMAAIPGESARMAIVVISTLPIAISYPFFQKYFVKGLTIGGVKE is encoded by the coding sequence TTGAGGAAAAAGCCTGTATCAAAAGTAGAAATTCGCTCTTTTAATAAACCAGTCAATCTCTTTTTCAACTTGCTCATTGCTATATTTGCTTTGTCTTGTGTGTTGCCGTTTCTGTTTGTCGTGTCGATCTCGTTGACAAATGAGACAGCGATTGCCGCTCATGGCTATAGTTTTTGGCCAAAAGAGTTTAGTGGTTTTGGTTATACCTATTTATTTGATCAAATGCATGAAAAAATCTTTCAAGCGTTATTAGTCACTGTGTTAGTAACGGTCGTTGGAACATTGATTAATAGTACGGCGACTTCGCTGTATGCTTATGTGATATCAAGATCTAATTTTCCGTTTCGTCGTTTTTTTACGGTCTTTTGTTTGATTACGATGTTATTTTCTCCAGGGATGGTAGCTAATTACATCGTGATGACGAATTTGCTGCAATTGAAAGATACGATTTGGGCATTGATCTTGCCGATGGCGGTTAGTCCATTTAATATTATTGTGATGCGAACCTTTTTTAAACGGTCTGTGTCGGACTCAATTATTGAATCAGCAAGGATCGATGGTGCGTCAGAATTGCGGATTTTTGTTCAGATTGTATTGCCTTTAGCCGTTCCAGGAATTGCAACGATTAGTTTATTTGCGGCTTTGGGCTATTGGAATGATTGGTTTAATGCATTGTTGTATATTCAAAAAGATAGTTTAGTTCCATTGCAGTATTTATTGATGAAAATTCAAAACAATATTCAATACCTAACACAAAATGCCGGAGCCAGCAGTCAGTTATCAGGTGGAATGGCGGCGATACCGGGTGAATCAGCTCGTATGGCGATTGTAGTAATATCAACGTTGCCGATCGCTATTAGTTACCCGTTTTTCCAAAAATATTTTGTTAAAGGATTGACAATTGGCGGCGTGAAGGAATAA